A stretch of the Argentina anserina chromosome 6, drPotAnse1.1, whole genome shotgun sequence genome encodes the following:
- the LOC126798280 gene encoding diacylglycerol kinase 1-like isoform X1, whose translation MLGIFIAIQDLSLAELLGRLNNLLSGKRYLIVLDDAWDSMEFYSDLCCAVLEGEPIGDRLSHGLPKDCGGTVIVTSRITEVAQHMVGLGQKNLYLVTPWDKGQCLLYFDSFVFRERLRCHEEKSFSMSNTETVRKIHNEILDQVCGLPLMAKTLAYLVFQNQINQNDHSRPDLKKMLIPREFLIDCSWEHVPINERNFVWAHQKDIPKCPVFVFVDFRSDLIGALAEDFRNQLNRVQVLSVLHESFFTRRCSPMKPDRALEEFYGSLAKLKGEGHDFADEIQKKMTFIIVGEDVFVNWFLGVLCDLNLPDSPSIVPIALGIKSNIPFSFGWEFDAMTPVNNVLETVLNHTKQIKIDSWHIFIKMEATIPTDYQELPYCLNLWHPVHIPNMENVDNQPLICGEFWNYFSFGVDDPRLYGALRFRHISRTLNRLLAKVEVLKHHGDQWKTLSIPNSIRSIVCLNLPSFAGGLNPWTKANVKKDQSINLTPSFIDDGRLEIIGSRDDMLCPKKRWIRLDQVREIRFKFIEDSAEVINMMIDGVPLKKSPLDGLDAIEISYHRQVNILVEQGYSAKSIHDS comes from the exons GTATGGAATTCTATTCGGATTTATGCTGTGCAGTACTGGAAGGTGAGCCAATTGGTGATCGCTTATCTCATGGGTTGCCCAAGGACTGTGGTGGTACAGTCATTGTCACTAGTAGGATAACCGAAGTGGCTCAACATATGGTTGGCTTGGGCCAAAAAAATTTGTATCTTGTTACACCTTGGGATAAAGGGCAGTGCCTGTTATACTTTGACAGTTTTGTCTTCCGTGAAAGATTACGGTGTCATGAAGAAAAAAGTTTTAGCATGTCTAATACAGAAACTGTGAGAAAGATCCATAATGAAATCTTGGATCAAGTTTGTGGTCTACCATTGATGGCCAAGACTCTCGCATACTTAGTCTTTCAAAACCAGATTAATCAGAATGATCATAGTAG GCCTGACCTGAAGAAGATGTTGATACCTCGTGAATTTCTTATTGATTGTTCATGGGAACATGTTCCAATCAATGAGAGAAATTTTGTATGGGCTCATCAGAAGGATATACCAAAATGCCCAGTCTTTGTGTTTGTCGATTTCAGAAGTGACCTTATAGGAGCTCTAGCTGAAGACTTTCGCAACCAGCTAAATCGTGTGCAG GTTCTATCTGTGTTGCATGAGAGTTTCTTTACGCGAAGATGTTCGCCAATGAAACCAGATAGGGCACTAGAGGAGTTCTATGGTTCTCTAGCAAAGCTTAAGGGTGAAGGACATGATTTTGCtgatgaaattcaaaagaaaatgacatTTATA ATTGTTGGTGAAGATGTTTTTGTTAACTGGTTTTTAGGAGTTTTATGCGATCTAAATTTGCCAGACTCACCCTCCATTGTTCCGATTGCACTTGGAATCAAAAGTAACATTCCATTTTCATTTGGATGG GAGTTTGATGCAATGACACCAGTGAACAATGTCTTGGAGACGGTACTAAATCATACAAAACAGATCAAGATAGATAG CTGGCATATCTTCATAAAGATGGAAGCCACCATTCCTACAGATTATCAAGAACTACCATATTGTTTGAATTTATGGCATCCAGTGCACATACCAAATATGGAAAAtgtg GATAACCAGCCATTAATCTGCGGAGAATTTTGGAATTACTTCAGCTTTG GTGTTGATGATCCAAGATTGTATGGAGCTTTGCGCTTTCGCCACATTTCT AGGACCTTAAACAGATTACTTGCCAAAGTAGAGGTTTTGAAACATCATGGGGATCAGTGGAAAACACTTAGCATTCCTAATAG CATCAGGTCAATTGTTTGTCTCAACTTGCCTAGCTTTGCTGGTGGACTAAATCCGTGGACAAAAGCAAATGTGAAGAAAGATCAAAGT ATAAACTTGACCCCATCTTTTATAGATGATGGACGGCTTGAAATTATTGGTTCCAGAGATGATATGCTTTGTCCGAAGAAAAGGTGGATTCGCCTTGATCAG GTGCGAGAAATTCGCTTCAAGTTTATAGAGGACTCAGCTGAGGTTATAAACATGATGATCGATGGTGTACCATTGAAAAAATCCCCACTTGATGGGTTAGATGCAATTGAAATCTCTTACCATCGTCAAGTCAACATTCTTGTGGAACAAGGTTACTCAGCAAAAAGTATCCATGACTCATAG
- the LOC126798280 gene encoding diacylglycerol kinase 1-like isoform X2: MLIPREFLIDCSWEHVPINERNFVWAHQKDIPKCPVFVFVDFRSDLIGALAEDFRNQLNRVQVLSVLHESFFTRRCSPMKPDRALEEFYGSLAKLKGEGHDFADEIQKKMTFIIVGEDVFVNWFLGVLCDLNLPDSPSIVPIALGIKSNIPFSFGWEFDAMTPVNNVLETVLNHTKQIKIDSWHIFIKMEATIPTDYQELPYCLNLWHPVHIPNMENVDNQPLICGEFWNYFSFGVDDPRLYGALRFRHISRTLNRLLAKVEVLKHHGDQWKTLSIPNSIRSIVCLNLPSFAGGLNPWTKANVKKDQSINLTPSFIDDGRLEIIGSRDDMLCPKKRWIRLDQVREIRFKFIEDSAEVINMMIDGVPLKKSPLDGLDAIEISYHRQVNILVEQGYSAKSIHDS, translated from the exons ATGTTGATACCTCGTGAATTTCTTATTGATTGTTCATGGGAACATGTTCCAATCAATGAGAGAAATTTTGTATGGGCTCATCAGAAGGATATACCAAAATGCCCAGTCTTTGTGTTTGTCGATTTCAGAAGTGACCTTATAGGAGCTCTAGCTGAAGACTTTCGCAACCAGCTAAATCGTGTGCAG GTTCTATCTGTGTTGCATGAGAGTTTCTTTACGCGAAGATGTTCGCCAATGAAACCAGATAGGGCACTAGAGGAGTTCTATGGTTCTCTAGCAAAGCTTAAGGGTGAAGGACATGATTTTGCtgatgaaattcaaaagaaaatgacatTTATA ATTGTTGGTGAAGATGTTTTTGTTAACTGGTTTTTAGGAGTTTTATGCGATCTAAATTTGCCAGACTCACCCTCCATTGTTCCGATTGCACTTGGAATCAAAAGTAACATTCCATTTTCATTTGGATGG GAGTTTGATGCAATGACACCAGTGAACAATGTCTTGGAGACGGTACTAAATCATACAAAACAGATCAAGATAGATAG CTGGCATATCTTCATAAAGATGGAAGCCACCATTCCTACAGATTATCAAGAACTACCATATTGTTTGAATTTATGGCATCCAGTGCACATACCAAATATGGAAAAtgtg GATAACCAGCCATTAATCTGCGGAGAATTTTGGAATTACTTCAGCTTTG GTGTTGATGATCCAAGATTGTATGGAGCTTTGCGCTTTCGCCACATTTCT AGGACCTTAAACAGATTACTTGCCAAAGTAGAGGTTTTGAAACATCATGGGGATCAGTGGAAAACACTTAGCATTCCTAATAG CATCAGGTCAATTGTTTGTCTCAACTTGCCTAGCTTTGCTGGTGGACTAAATCCGTGGACAAAAGCAAATGTGAAGAAAGATCAAAGT ATAAACTTGACCCCATCTTTTATAGATGATGGACGGCTTGAAATTATTGGTTCCAGAGATGATATGCTTTGTCCGAAGAAAAGGTGGATTCGCCTTGATCAG GTGCGAGAAATTCGCTTCAAGTTTATAGAGGACTCAGCTGAGGTTATAAACATGATGATCGATGGTGTACCATTGAAAAAATCCCCACTTGATGGGTTAGATGCAATTGAAATCTCTTACCATCGTCAAGTCAACATTCTTGTGGAACAAGGTTACTCAGCAAAAAGTATCCATGACTCATAG